The genomic segment GACTACGACGAGGCGCTGCTGCGGCGAATCGTCGGCGGGCGCAGCACGTCCGGCACGCTCGTCTGGAAGCCCGATCGCGGCCCCAAGCAGCTGATCACGTATCGCCTGGCCGCCAAGCAGGGGCTCTGGTATCTGTCTGAGACGTCTTACCGCAACAGCATCCGCGACATCTCCAACGCCATGGTGCTCCTGATCGCGCTATGCGTCGTCCTCGCGGCGGCTGCGGCGGGCGTCGCGGCGTTCGTGTCGCATCGCATGTACAAGCCGATCGGCGCGTTGTTCGGCAACATCCGCAGCCTGTCGGGCGAGCGTCTCGCCTTCGCGGGCGCGGGCGGCTTCGAGGAGGCGAACCGGGAGCTCGAGCGGATCGCCGGCCGGTTCGGCGAGCTCAAGCGCGAGAACGAAGACAGCGCGCTGCTGTCCTGGCTCACCACGCCGTACCGCTCGGGCGAAGCGGTGCCTTCGGCGCTGCCGCTGCTGAAGGGCGGCGGCCCCGGCAGCGCGGCCTTCTGCGTCGCGGTGCTGCGGCTGGACGAGCGCTTCGGCGAAGGCGAGGCCCCGACGGACGCGACCGACGCGGAGCGGATGGCGCGGCTTCGCGACCTGCCGCGGGCGGTCGAAGCTTTGTTCGAGGGTGCCTGCGCGTGCCGCGGCTTCTTCCCGAGCCCGGGGACGGCCGTGCTGATCGTCAGCGAAGCGCGCGAAGGCAGCTTCGGCGATCAGGGCATCGCCCGCGAGCGCTGGGAGGAGCTCGAGCAGCTGGTCCGCGCTTGGCCGGGGACGCAGGGCGCGCTTGGCGTGAGCCGGCTGTCCGCCGATCCTTCCCAGTTGAAGTCGCTGTACGAAGAGGCGAGAGATTGCCTGCAGTACATGAAGTTCCAGTACCGAACACCCGTCGTCTACGCCGAGGACGCCGCACAGCTGTCGGACGCGCCGATGCCGGATCAGACGCTCGAAGCCGTGCTGCAGGTCGTCCGCGAGCAGAAGCACGAGCTGATCCCGCGCGCGGTGGAGCGCGCGCTCGCTGAAGCCGGCGGCTATCGCGCCGAACAGGCGACGATCGCGCTGTCGCGGATCGCCTCGGAGCTGTCCGCCATCGCGGACACGGGCGCGGCCGGCGGAATCCCGCGGCACGCGGACTTCCTCGAACTGTACCAGCGCATCTGGAGCTTCGCCGGCTACGAGGAGCTAAGAGCGTGGCTCGAGCAATTAAGTTTCAGAGCCTACGAGAAATTAAAGGAACGCAACGCCGTGCAGACGCGTGACGTCGCCGGGGAAGCCATCGCCCATATCCGCAAGCACTTCGCCGATCCGATGCTGTCGCTGAACGCGCTAGCGGACAAGCTCGCGATCAGCCCGCCGTACCTGAGCCGCCTGATCACCGAATCGACCGGCAGCAGCTTCCCAGACTTCGTCAACCTCGTCCGGCTGGAGCATGCCCGTTCCCTGCTCGTGGACGAGCTAGAACTGGACATCCGCACCATCGCCGAGCGCTCGGGCTATGGCAGCAGCACGTACTTCACGACACTGTTCAAAAAGCGGTACGGCATGACGCCGACCAAGTGGCGGCTCAATCACATCGTGCAGCAGAGCGAATGACCGCAAGCGTCGTCCGCGAGTCTCGACCGCTAGCCTCGATCGCTAGCCTCGACCGCTAGCCTCGATCGCTAGCCTCGACCGCTAGCCTCGATCGCTAGCCTCGATTGCATTCGTCGTTCGCGACTCTCGATCATAAGCCTCGACCGCTAACCTCTCCGAAATCCTCGTTCGCAAGCCCCGAATCCGCGCCGGATCCGGGGTTTTCGTTTTTTTGAGCGATTTCATTTTATTGAAGGCGGGCTTCGCTTCGATTTTTTAAGCGATTTCATTTCTTTGAGATGGCGCTTTGCCGTCAGGGTGAATAAGCTTGGGTCAGTAAAGCGCTTTCGGTCCACGCATCGATGCGAAGCTGCTTTGGCGCCCCATCCACCAACCGCATGACAAGGAGTGAATCTCGATGACGGAAAAAGCTTATCCGACGCCCAAGGCGCAAGGGCGAAGCAAATGGCTGAGGTCGCTGCGCAACGACAGCTCGCTGTTCCTGCTGGCGCTGCCCGGCGTGATCGCGCTGATTCTGTTCGCTTATTTGCCGATGAGCGGACTCATCCTCGTGTTCAAAAATTACAATTTTAACGGCGGCATCTTCGGAAGTCCCTGGGCGGGCTTCGACAACTTCGACTTCTTCTTCTCGAGCATGGACAGCGCCATCCGGGCGACGCGCAATACAGTCATGCTGAACGTGCTGTACATGCTGACCGGCACCTTCTTCTCGGTGGCGCTCGCCATCGCGCTGAACGAGCTGCGGAGCAAGGGCTATATCAAAATTACGCAGAGCGTCATGTTCTTCCCTTACTTCATCTCGTGGATCGTCATCGGCGCCATCCTGTTCTCCCTGCTCGACTTCGAGAAGGGGATCGTCAACCGCATGCTAGAAGGCATCGGCATGCAGCCGATCGACTGGTATGCGCATCCGTGGCTGTTCGTCGTCGTGCTCGTGCTGGCGAACATCTGGAAAAGCGCAGGCCACGGCGCCATCATATACTATGCGGTGCTCCAAGGCGTCGATACGTCCTACTACGAGGCGGCGCGAATCGACGGCGCGTCCCGGTGGCAGCTCATTACCAAGATCACGCTGCCGATGCTCATTCCTTCTATTATATTGCTCACGCTGCTGAGCATCGGCGGCATGCTGAAGGGCGACCTCAGCATGATCATGGGCGTCACCTTCCTCAATCCGCTGCTGCTGCCGACGACCGACATCATCGACGTCTTCGTATACCGGACCGCGATCCGTTCCGGCGAGTTCGGCTTCGCGTCGGCCATCACGCTTTATCAGTCCGTATTCGGTCTCGTGCTCGTGCTCGTCGCCAATAAGCTGGCCGGCTGGTACGACAGAGACAGCAAACTATTTTAGGAGGGACGCGTCATGGCAATCCGGGAAAATCGAACGCTGCTGATTTTCTTCTACGTATTCATCGGCGTGTTCGCCGCCATCTGCTTAATCCCGTTCATCCTCGCGGTATCGGGTTCGCTCTCGTCGGAGGCCAAGATCGCGGCGAACGGCTACTCTTTTTTGCCGCAGGGCTTAACGCTGGATACTTATAAATTCATGTTCGGCTCCAAATCGGACGAGATCATCCGCGGTTACCTGAACTCGGTGAGCATCACGGTGCTCGGTACCGTGTCCGCCGTGCTCGTCACGTCCGCCTACGCCTACGTCATCACCGCCAAAGGCTTCCGGTTCCGCGGCGCCTTCGCCTTCTTCGCCTACTTCACGATGCTGTTCAGCGGGGGAACGCTCCCCTGGTACATTTTGACGACCAAGTACTATCATCTGAACGATACGCTGGCCGGCCTGTTCTTGCCCTACTTGCTCAACGTGTTCCTGATGTACCTGCAGGCCAACTATTTCAAAAGCATCCCGCACGAGGTCGTCGAGTCGGCGCAGATCGACGGGGCGGGGCATTACCTGATCTTCTTCCGCATCATGCTGCCGCTCGGCCGCGTCGGGCTCGTCACCATTGCGCTCTTCTACGCGCTGCAGTTCTGGAACGACTTTTTCCTCCCGCTCATGCTCGTCACGGACGAAAAGCTGTTTACGATCCAGTACATGATGTACTATATGATGGCTAACATTCAATTTCTGGCTTCGGGGAATGCTTCAAGGATCAGCGGCGCCCTCATCGCGCCTCCACTCGAGACGGCCAAGCTCGCCATGACCTGCCTCACCGTGCTGCCGATCGCGATCCTGTATCCGTTCCTGCAGCGCTACTTCGTCCGAGGCATCGTCGTCGGCTCCGTCAAAGGCTGACCTTTGACAGCTTCGTTCATAAAACTAAAGCGATTTCATGTTTTTTAAGGCCATCAAACCGTTGATTTTTAACGCTTTTCATTTTCTTAAGATAGCCGCGAACGGCATGTAAACGTATTCTGAAATCGCTTCCCAAAACGCCAAAAAAAAATCCAGGAGGTCATGTTCCATGGTACGTCGCAATGCTTCCAGGGCGCTGCTCGCCCTCGTCTTCACCATCACGCTCGTCTTGTCCGCCTGCAGCTCCAAATCGAACGAAGGCGGCGCTGCCGAGTCCAGCTCACCGGCTGCATCTTCCGGCGCGGCTTCGTCCGGCGCAGCGTCATCCGACGCGAACGATCCGTCCAAGCCCGACTTTTCCGAACCGGTCAAGCTGAAGCTCTTGTTCTACACGGGGCAGTCCAAGCGCATGGCCGAGCTCGCCAGCAATGAACTGAAGGATCTCGTCAAGAAGGAAATCAACGCCGAGATCGAATACGTCTACCTGCCCTGGTCCGAATACGGCGGCGGCAAGACGGACCTCATGCTCTCCTCCGGCGAAGAGTTCGCCGCGTACACCGACATCAACTATATGTCCAAGTCCGTATCCAAGGGCTTGTATGCGGACTTGACGCCCTACGTCGATACGTATGCGCCGGATCTGAAGAGCAACGTCGCGGCCGCTTCGTTCGACGCCTTCAAGCAGAACGGCAAGCAGTATGCGATTCCGGTCGGCAACCGCGCCAGCTCGGCCGCCTTCTACAGCGTCATGGTCCGCCAGGATCTGCTCGAGGAAGTCGGCATGACGACGATCGGCTCGCTCGCGGATCTGGAGCAGTACTACGACAAGGTGCACGCCAAATATCCGGACATGATCGGTTTCGCCTCGACGGACGCCACCTACATGCTCATGTACGAGTACACCGACCAGAACCTGAACTGGATCAACAACTTCATCGCGGTGAATGAGGCCGCCCAAGACGACAAGCTGATCAGCTGGTACGAAACGCCTGAATTCAAGAAATACGCCGGCCTGATGAACGGCTGGTACAAGAAAGGCATCATTCCGAAGTATGCCGTCACGAACCAGCCGCAGCTGATGTCCGACTGGAACGCGGGCAAGGCGATGTTCTTCCCGGGCACGGCGACCCGTCCGATCGAAGGCATCGCGGGCATCACGAAGGCGGTGCCGACCGCGAAGCTGCAGAACTACTTCCTGAGCAAAAACGACCGGCCGAAGATTAGTCGCGGCACGTACAACACCGCCTACTTCGTGTCGGCCAACGTGAAGCACCCCGAGCGTTACGTCGCCTTCTTCAACCTGCTGCAGAAAAACCAGGAGCTGTACGACCTGTTCACCTACGGCATCAAGGACAAGGACTACTCGATCGACGAGAACGGCCGCGTGACGAAGCTGACGTCCGATCTCTTCTTGGACGACTGGATGATGATGAACGATAAGTTCATGCGCTTCGAGAAGAGCGTGCCGGACGACTTCATCGAGCAGTACAAGCATTGGGACGACGACGCGATCCTGTCCAAGACCGCAGGCTTCAACTTCGACAATACGGCCGTCAAAAACGAGGAGTCCAAGCTGAACGGCGTGTTCACCGAGTTCATCGCGCCGATCGCCAGCGGCTTCGTCGACTACGACACCTACTTCCCGAAGGCGCTCGACAAGCTGAAGGCCGCGGGGCTCGACAAGTATATCGCGGAATATCAGAAGCAGTTCTCGGCGTGGTATGCAAATAAACCGAAGGCATAGGTAGTTGTGTTCAGCTCAAGCTGCCCCATGTGTGGGGCGGCTTGGGCTGAAGTCGTCTCATCTGGCACTTTCTGCAACACTTGTGGCGCGATTCGGGCAGGAAGTGGATTCGTGCAGTGTACTTCGACCTCCGCGCCGCGACTTGTGCTAGAGTGGCTTCGTACAGCGTTACTTCGACCGCTCACGCCGCGATTCGGGCTCAACGCAAAAAACGCTCGTCCCTGGGATTGCCATCCCGTGACGAGCGTTATTTGTCTTTCGCCGGCTATAGCAACCGGTGTGTGTGGTCTCCCGGCGCGCATCGACAGCGCGAGCAAGCCGTCAGCTTGCAGCACCGCTGCCTCAGTCGGGCTGCATTCTTGTCCTCAAGTCCCGCAATTATCTATTCTCATCCGTAGTTCCCTGCGAAACGAATCTCGAATAGCCGCGCCTGATACAGCTTGGGCATTCGAACGGTCAGCTGTCCCGTCTTCGGGCTATAGTGGCAATCAACCGCATAACCTTCGCAAGGATACAACTGCACGATATCCGCCCGAATTCCGCCCGCTCTGCTCACGCCGTCCGAACCGACCAGCGGAATCGTCCGGTATTCGTCGCCATCCCCTAGCCTCCAGACCGACAGCAGCAGCCGAGAACGATCCCTAGATGCTAGCCCGACGGCAGCCCAACTCAACCCGTCGTTGATCCGCGTAAAGCCGAGCGGCCAGATTGGATAGGCTTGCGAGATGAAAGCGCGCTCCCGCTTGAACAGTTCGACCGCCTCCGCGATCAGCATGCGGTTCGCCTCATCGGCAAGATGGATGTGGCCGGACAGATAAAGATTGCCGCACATGCCGTTCACCATGTTGAAGATCGTCTGCTCGCCATCGGCCATCGCCGCCAGCCGGTCCGTCTCCTTCAAGATCTCCGGATTTTTCAGATCCTGATAGAGCAGCGGGTTGGGATAAGCCCAGATGCCGAGTTGCTCCGGCAGAACCGCCGCCAAGCTGCCGCCGATGATCGACGGATATTTGCGGTAATCCTCTTGATCGCTGGAGCTTTGCAGATGAAAATGGGCCAGTGCTTCATAGTCCGCCCTCATGCCGCCGGAGCTGCAGCTTTCCAGCCTTACATGCGGGTGGCGCGTTCTCACCTCGTCAATGAAGCGATAAAATGCCGTAAGTGCCTGCCGCAAGCCCTCCGCAGCCGCCTGGCCTCCGGTATCGTCGCCTGGCCCGATGCACAGATTGTAATCGTTCTTGAAGTAACGAACACCCATCTCTACGAGGCTGTCGACGACGCCATGCATATAAGATCGCACGTCCGGATGACCGAATTGGAGAAACGACCGAGCCCCCCCGCCCACGCGAATGCCGTAACGGCGGATAAACCAGTCGTCCGGCTTAGTGGCCAGTGCCGCGTTTTCGCCGCACACTTCCATCTCCAGCCACAGGCCGGGCTCCATGCCTTTGCCCGCGATATAGGCGAGGAAAGACGCCAGTCCCTCCTCGCCGAAGCGGTCGCGGCTCGGCTGCCAATCGCCGAGACCGCTGCTCCATGACGTGCCAATCTCGCCGAACCACCCCGCGTCCATGCAAAAATATTCGCAGCCCGCAGCGGCTGCCGCATCGACAAGCGGCATCAGCTTCTCTTTTGACGGATCGCCCCACAGCGTGTTCATATAATCATTGTAGACAACGGCAGCTGGTCGCAATTCCTCGTACAGTCCCTTCGTCAAGTAGCGGCGATATGCCGTCAGCTCTCTGATCGCATCGGTGAAGTCGCCTTCGCAGCAGCCGAACGCCGCCGGAACCGCTTCGTAGCTCTCGCCCGGCAGTAGTCGCTTGCTCCAACCCCCGAACCGCTCGTCGGCTCCATCAGCATGAATAAACAAGCCGCCGCTGTCGTCGTCCCAAGAGCCGCGGTAGCCGATCTCCAGATGCCAGTTCGCGGACGTCTCCAGCTGGCAATACCAGGTTTTTCCCGTCTCCAGGTCTTCCAGTACCATAAGCGGCAGCAGCTTGCCTGTGCTCCAGCTGCCGACCGAAGAGAAATGGACGGCCGACGTGCTCGGATGCACCGATGTCGGGTACAAGCCCAATTCCTCCAGATCTCCAAAGCGCCATTGGCCTT from the Cohnella hashimotonis genome contains:
- a CDS encoding AraC family transcriptional regulator; the encoded protein is MNGERRLKIRFFMSLTLISICSVLVLATALFFWFRGKTIDYVNKANDSVLLNTETVFAKYMDSVQNYTLAFYRHPNINSVMQSGDSSWSDQLFSALSQIKGTLTVNPYLENAYIMGADGPVMMFENNPLSKASKQELYERIRDGLIKDSPFLWTATLNNGDKETVMMTYYNDKVYANSEYTGAIAISTNLGKLQENIFTDVADSDTHYAVLSPEGAVLMQSGPPGDDYDEALLRRIVGGRSTSGTLVWKPDRGPKQLITYRLAAKQGLWYLSETSYRNSIRDISNAMVLLIALCVVLAAAAAGVAAFVSHRMYKPIGALFGNIRSLSGERLAFAGAGGFEEANRELERIAGRFGELKRENEDSALLSWLTTPYRSGEAVPSALPLLKGGGPGSAAFCVAVLRLDERFGEGEAPTDATDAERMARLRDLPRAVEALFEGACACRGFFPSPGTAVLIVSEAREGSFGDQGIARERWEELEQLVRAWPGTQGALGVSRLSADPSQLKSLYEEARDCLQYMKFQYRTPVVYAEDAAQLSDAPMPDQTLEAVLQVVREQKHELIPRAVERALAEAGGYRAEQATIALSRIASELSAIADTGAAGGIPRHADFLELYQRIWSFAGYEELRAWLEQLSFRAYEKLKERNAVQTRDVAGEAIAHIRKHFADPMLSLNALADKLAISPPYLSRLITESTGSSFPDFVNLVRLEHARSLLVDELELDIRTIAERSGYGSSTYFTTLFKKRYGMTPTKWRLNHIVQQSE
- a CDS encoding ABC transporter permease, which produces MTEKAYPTPKAQGRSKWLRSLRNDSSLFLLALPGVIALILFAYLPMSGLILVFKNYNFNGGIFGSPWAGFDNFDFFFSSMDSAIRATRNTVMLNVLYMLTGTFFSVALAIALNELRSKGYIKITQSVMFFPYFISWIVIGAILFSLLDFEKGIVNRMLEGIGMQPIDWYAHPWLFVVVLVLANIWKSAGHGAIIYYAVLQGVDTSYYEAARIDGASRWQLITKITLPMLIPSIILLTLLSIGGMLKGDLSMIMGVTFLNPLLLPTTDIIDVFVYRTAIRSGEFGFASAITLYQSVFGLVLVLVANKLAGWYDRDSKLF
- a CDS encoding carbohydrate ABC transporter permease: MAIRENRTLLIFFYVFIGVFAAICLIPFILAVSGSLSSEAKIAANGYSFLPQGLTLDTYKFMFGSKSDEIIRGYLNSVSITVLGTVSAVLVTSAYAYVITAKGFRFRGAFAFFAYFTMLFSGGTLPWYILTTKYYHLNDTLAGLFLPYLLNVFLMYLQANYFKSIPHEVVESAQIDGAGHYLIFFRIMLPLGRVGLVTIALFYALQFWNDFFLPLMLVTDEKLFTIQYMMYYMMANIQFLASGNASRISGALIAPPLETAKLAMTCLTVLPIAILYPFLQRYFVRGIVVGSVKG
- a CDS encoding DUF3502 domain-containing protein, which produces MVRRNASRALLALVFTITLVLSACSSKSNEGGAAESSSPAASSGAASSGAASSDANDPSKPDFSEPVKLKLLFYTGQSKRMAELASNELKDLVKKEINAEIEYVYLPWSEYGGGKTDLMLSSGEEFAAYTDINYMSKSVSKGLYADLTPYVDTYAPDLKSNVAAASFDAFKQNGKQYAIPVGNRASSAAFYSVMVRQDLLEEVGMTTIGSLADLEQYYDKVHAKYPDMIGFASTDATYMLMYEYTDQNLNWINNFIAVNEAAQDDKLISWYETPEFKKYAGLMNGWYKKGIIPKYAVTNQPQLMSDWNAGKAMFFPGTATRPIEGIAGITKAVPTAKLQNYFLSKNDRPKISRGTYNTAYFVSANVKHPERYVAFFNLLQKNQELYDLFTYGIKDKDYSIDENGRVTKLTSDLFLDDWMMMNDKFMRFEKSVPDDFIEQYKHWDDDAILSKTAGFNFDNTAVKNEESKLNGVFTEFIAPIASGFVDYDTYFPKALDKLKAAGLDKYIAEYQKQFSAWYANKPKA
- a CDS encoding glycoside hydrolase family 36 protein, with product MKEHANRMTIEHEGMHLGFAHTEKGWMQITLNTAKALQERVPGIPFSNFQLAVAGRPHGYNPALITGLTALPTEMGLVSESADAEGMQLLYRHEQLRLKVQVDMRFIPGAAAIRQTTVVTNEGDSPVVVTHLSSMCVQGVATDGLLPWYDKRKIRVHYCRQTWNGEGQWRFGDLEELGLYPTSVHPSTSAVHFSSVGSWSTGKLLPLMVLEDLETGKTWYCQLETSANWHLEIGYRGSWDDDSGGLFIHADGADERFGGWSKRLLPGESYEAVPAAFGCCEGDFTDAIRELTAYRRYLTKGLYEELRPAAVVYNDYMNTLWGDPSKEKLMPLVDAAAAAGCEYFCMDAGWFGEIGTSWSSGLGDWQPSRDRFGEEGLASFLAYIAGKGMEPGLWLEMEVCGENAALATKPDDWFIRRYGIRVGGGARSFLQFGHPDVRSYMHGVVDSLVEMGVRYFKNDYNLCIGPGDDTGGQAAAEGLRQALTAFYRFIDEVRTRHPHVRLESCSSGGMRADYEALAHFHLQSSSDQEDYRKYPSIIGGSLAAVLPEQLGIWAYPNPLLYQDLKNPEILKETDRLAAMADGEQTIFNMVNGMCGNLYLSGHIHLADEANRMLIAEAVELFKRERAFISQAYPIWPLGFTRINDGLSWAAVGLASRDRSRLLLSVWRLGDGDEYRTIPLVGSDGVSRAGGIRADIVQLYPCEGYAVDCHYSPKTGQLTVRMPKLYQARLFEIRFAGNYG